A stretch of Aedes aegypti strain LVP_AGWG chromosome 2, AaegL5.0 Primary Assembly, whole genome shotgun sequence DNA encodes these proteins:
- the LOC5568838 gene encoding ribosome biogenesis protein BOP1 homolog, which yields MVANKHKATKRKIPDVDDAVKVSTANGKQQTKLKEPVDDESASDYYESDEENLFANIDNGNDEDSTDSEGEGEESDDEEVQEFESADSDFEDESGKDDEEEAEDEEDDADEEDADSADDVNSDSSPEPEEEESDDELEFEEDLEEPEQPKAIQKVIVGRQKKSVEATAEDEDEEDDEETRDLLEAAQKEDEKLGEIDAALGIAPAKTRGVGIFPPEAKSRFKGGKNQDEYAAGDTSDEEDIRNTVGNIPMHWYDEYKHIGYDWEGNRLIKPAKTDAIDDFLKKMEDPNFWRTVKDPQTGQNVVLTDEDIGLIKRIMAGKNPDEQYSDYEPWIEWFTSEVEKMPIRNIPDHKRSFLPSKSEKQKVGRLVHALKMGWIKTRAETERLAALSKGPKFYMIWESDHGKEEMRRIHDHVVAPKRPLPGHAESYNPPPEYLFNEQELSEWNSHEEEPWKRKLHYVPQKFNSLREVPYYDKYIRERFLRCLDLYLCPRGKRTRVTVGPEYLIPKLPSPKDLQPFPTLQNLIYKGHTDMIRSVSIEPKGEYLVTGSDDQTVKIWEVSTARCIRTIPTGDVVRSVAWCPNSKISLIAVASGKRVLLINPQVGDSLLVKKTDDLLAEAPKSETVDNERITTAVQWVDFTEEERKSGVRIVINHFKEIKQVTWHGRGDYFATVMPEAANRSVLIHQLSKRRSQFPFSKSKGLIQCVLFHPVKPCLFVATQRHVRVYDLVKQELLKKLFPSCKWISSMAIHPKGDNLLVATYEKKMMWFDLDLSTRPYQQLKLHHSAIRNVAFHLRYPLFASASDDRSVIVSHGMVYNDLLQNPLIVPLRRLEHHERVNDFGAFDVVFHPTQPWLFSSGADNTVRLYT from the exons ATGGTAGCCAATAAGCATAAAGCTACCAAACGGAAGATCCCCGATGTGGATGATGCGGTGAAAGTCAGCACAGCCAACGGAAAACAGCAAACGAAACTGAAGGAACCGGTCGACGATGAAAGTGCCAGCGATTATTATGAATCCGATGAG GAGAATCTTTTTGCGAATATCGATAACGGAAACGACGAAGACAGCACGGATTCCGAAGGCGAAGGTGAAGAATCCGACGATGAGGAAGTTCAGGAATTTGAGAGTGCGGATTCCGATTTCGAAGACGAATCAGGGAAAGATGATGAAGAAGAGGCGGAAGATGAAGAAGATGATGCCGATGAAGAGGATGCTGATTCTGCGGATGATGTGAACAGTGATAGCTCTCCAGAACCAGAAGAGGAGGAAAGCGATGATGAGCTGGAATTTGAGGAAGATTTAGAAGAACCGGAGCAACCCAAGGCGATTCAGAAAGTGATTGTTGGGAGGCAAAAGAAGAGCGTTGAAGCAACTGCAGAAGATGAGGACGAGGAAGATGATGAGGAAACACGGGACCTTTTGGAAGCGGCTCAGAAGGAAGATGAGAAACTGGGAGAAATCGATGCAGCATTAGGAATTGCTCCCGCCAAAACGAGGGGTGTCGGAATCTTTCCCCCGGAAGCCAAATCCAGATTCAAAGGTGGCAAGAATCAGGATGAATACGCTGCGGGAGACACTTCCGACGAGGAAGACATTAGGAACACGGTGGGAAACATTCCCATGCATTGGTACGATGAATACAAGCACATTGGATATGATTGGGAGGGGAATCGATTGATCAAACCTGCAAAAACGGATGCCATTGACGATTTTCTCAAGAAGATGGAAGATCCCAACTTCTGGCGCACGGTTAAGGATCCCCAGACTGGTCAGAATGTGGTGTTGACGGATGAAGACATCGGATTGATCAAGAGAATCATGGCTGGCAAGAATCCTGACGAGCAGTACAGCGATTATGAG CCGTGGATCGAATGGTTCACCTCGGAGGTGGAAAAGATGCCAATCCGTAACATTCCGGATCACAAGCGATCTTTCTTGCCCAGTAAGTCAGAGAAGCAAAAGGTTGGTCGACTTGTTCACGCTCTGAAAATGGGTTGGATTAAAACTCGTGCTGAAACCGAAAGATTAGCCGCACTCAGCAAGGGGCCCAAGTTTTACATGATTTGGGAGAGCGATCACGGAAAGGAAGAAATGCGAAGAATTCACGATCACGTTGTTGCTCCGAAGCGTCCACTGCCGGGTCACGCCGAATCGTACAATCCTCCCCCGGAATACCTGTTTAACGAACAAGAACTGTCGGAATGGAATAGCCATGAGGAAGAACCATGGAAGAGGAAGCTCCATTACGTTCCCCAAAAGTTCAACTCTCTCCGGGAGGTTCCGTATTACGATAAGTACATCCGGGAACGATTCTTGCGTTGTTTGGACTTGTATTTGTGCCCTCGCGGAAAACGAACCAGAGTCACAGTGGGACCAGAGTATTTGATTCCCAAACTGCCATCACCTAAGGATCTGCAGCCTTTCCCGACTTTGCAAAATCTTATCTACAAGGGACACACTGACATGATTCGTTCTGTCAGCATCGAACCAAAAGGAGAATATTTGGTTACCGGTTCGGATGATCAGACCGTTAAAA TTTGGGAAGTCTCGACGGCCCGTTGCATTCGCACAATTCCGACAGGCGATGTGGTGCGCTCAGTTGCCTGGTGTCCAAACAGCAAAATTTCGCTCATTGCCGTTGCCAGCGGAAAACGTGTTCTGCTCATCAATCCCCAGGTGGGAGACAGCCTGCTGGTAAAGAAGACGGACGACCTTCTCGCGGAAGCTCCCAAATCCGAAACCGTGGACAATGAGCGAATTACTACGGCTGTCCAGTGGGTGGATTTCACCGAAGAGGAACGCAAATCCGGCGTACGAATTGTGATCAATCACTTCAAGGAAATCAAGCAAGTTACCTGGCACGGACGAGGAGATTACTTCGCCACCGTGATGCCTGAAGCCGCTAATCGTTCGGTACTGATCCATCAACTGTCGAAGCGTCGGTCCCAGTTTCCATTCTCCAAGAGCAAGGGTTTGATTCAATGTGTGCTCTTCCATCCGGTGAAGCCTTGTTTGTTCGTTGCG acACAACGCCACGTCCGAGTGTACGATTTGGTCAAGCAAGAGTTGCTGAAGAAGCTGTTCCCCAGCTGCAAATGGATTTCGAGCATGGCCATCCACCCCAAGGGCGACAATTTGCTGGTGGCCACCTACGAGAAAAAGATGATGTGGTTTGATCTGGATCTGTCGACGCGTCCCTATCAGCAGCTGAAGCTACACCACTCTGCCATCCGGAACGTTGCCTTCCATCTGCGTTATCCGTTGTTCGCTTCGGCCAGTGACGATCGCAGCGTGATTGTGTCCCACGGAATGGTTTACAA TGACCTGCTGCAGAATCCGTTGATTGTTCCTCTGAGGCGACTTGAACACCACGAACGTGTTAATGATTTTGGCGCTTTTGATGTGGTGTTCCATCCAACGCAACCGTGGCTCTTTTCTTCGGGAGCAGACAACACCGTGCGGCTGTACACGTAG